In one window of Mobiluncus massiliensis DNA:
- the ndhC gene encoding NADH-quinone oxidoreductase subunit A, with amino-acid sequence MNVYVALLIMLLVAGLVALAGVLAGYLFGPTKPNRVKNANYECGCDPTANRGNQARFPVKYYLTAMMFIIFDIEVVFLYPWAISFFQQGKFGMFVMMTFVELLAVPFIYVWARRGFDWN; translated from the coding sequence ATGAACGTTTACGTAGCGCTGCTGATAATGCTGTTAGTAGCCGGGTTGGTGGCCTTAGCAGGGGTTTTAGCCGGTTATCTGTTCGGCCCTACGAAGCCAAACCGCGTTAAGAATGCCAACTATGAATGTGGCTGTGACCCCACTGCGAATCGTGGAAACCAGGCGCGTTTCCCGGTTAAGTACTACCTAACCGCCATGATGTTTATCATTTTCGACATCGAGGTGGTTTTTCTATACCCCTGGGCGATTTCCTTTTTCCAGCAGGGAAAGTTCGGCATGTTCGTCATGATGACTTTCGTGGAACTGTTGGCAGTTCCCTTTATCTATGTGTGGGCCCGTCGCGGCTTTGACTGGAACTAA
- a CDS encoding NADH-quinone oxidoreductase subunit B, with protein MLDQDSDGLAALPEKLTDFARSLSIWPVTMGLACCAIEMMATAASRFDIARFGSEVFRSSPRHADVMLVSGRVSHKMATIMRNVYDEMADPKWVISMGACASSGGVFNNYAIVQGCDHVVPVDIYLPGCPPRPEMLLGALLSLRDHIKVDPLGKNREEAIRKAEAAALQAASLNDMKGLMA; from the coding sequence ATGTTGGATCAAGATTCTGACGGCTTGGCGGCGTTGCCGGAAAAGCTCACTGATTTTGCGCGCTCCCTCTCAATTTGGCCCGTCACGATGGGTTTGGCGTGCTGCGCTATTGAGATGATGGCGACCGCGGCTTCGCGTTTCGATATTGCCCGCTTCGGTTCGGAGGTGTTCCGTTCCTCCCCGCGTCACGCTGACGTGATGCTGGTTTCGGGTCGGGTTTCGCACAAGATGGCCACCATCATGCGCAACGTATATGACGAGATGGCCGATCCGAAGTGGGTCATTTCTATGGGGGCTTGCGCTTCGTCCGGCGGCGTGTTCAATAACTACGCCATTGTCCAGGGCTGCGACCACGTGGTGCCGGTGGACATCTATCTGCCGGGCTGCCCGCCGCGTCCGGAAATGTTGCTGGGGGCGTTGCTGAGCTTGCGCGACCACATCAAGGTCGATCCTTTGGGCAAGAATCGTGAGGAAGCTATCCGCAAGGCGGAAGCCGCGGCGCTGCAGGCGGCCTCGTTGAACGACATGAAGGGACTGATGGCGTGA
- a CDS encoding NADH-quinone oxidoreductase subunit C, with translation MSEETQDLQAAPEGELELKLPQYANPRGESLGTRDNPFGVHGTGDTSGYGQLYREVTMPGQSPKPYGGWFDDCVDYLEEDLREAGVDPHTAIDRVVVSHGELTIHVAREHLVTVAKALRDDQDLRFELCMGVSGVHYPHDTGRELHAVYHFISVTHNHNLRIETAAPEDDPKVPSIVDIYPGNNWHEREAFDMMGIIFTGHPALTRSLLPDDWVGHPQRKDYPLGGIPVQFKGGTVPPADTRRSYS, from the coding sequence GTGAGCGAAGAAACTCAAGATTTGCAAGCTGCCCCGGAGGGTGAACTGGAGCTGAAGCTGCCCCAGTACGCCAATCCTCGCGGCGAATCCCTGGGGACGCGTGACAATCCGTTCGGGGTTCACGGCACCGGCGATACTTCCGGTTACGGCCAGTTGTATCGGGAAGTCACGATGCCCGGGCAGTCCCCGAAGCCTTACGGGGGCTGGTTCGACGACTGCGTGGACTACCTGGAGGAAGATTTGCGTGAAGCCGGGGTGGATCCTCACACCGCCATAGACCGGGTCGTCGTTTCCCACGGTGAGCTGACGATTCACGTCGCTCGCGAACACTTGGTGACGGTCGCGAAAGCTCTGCGTGACGACCAGGACTTGCGCTTTGAACTATGCATGGGCGTGTCCGGGGTACATTACCCGCACGACACCGGTCGGGAACTACATGCCGTGTACCACTTCATCAGCGTGACCCACAATCACAACCTGCGCATCGAGACTGCGGCCCCCGAAGATGACCCGAAAGTCCCCTCCATCGTGGATATTTACCCCGGAAACAACTGGCACGAGCGGGAAGCCTTCGACATGATGGGCATCATCTTTACCGGCCACCCGGCCTTGACCCGATCCCTGCTTCCCGACGATTGGGTCGGACACCCGCAGCGTAAGGACTACCCGCTGGGCGGGATTCCAGTGCAATTCAAGGGCGGCACCGTCCCGCCGGCTGACACGCGGAGGAGCTACAGTTGA
- a CDS encoding NADH-quinone oxidoreductase subunit D, which translates to MSTETMNPEAKTQNVHAPAGAGDYVPGMPEFSVQDGEWAAMAADLESAHNDRIAVNLGPVHPSTHGVLRVIVELEGETIKDCRLGTGYLHTGIEKSMEYRTYNQGVAYCTRMDYVAPFFSEVAWCLAVEKALGVTDQVPRRANEIRVLLMELNRIASHLVAIGTGANELGATTMLTTGFRGREEILRIFEHITGLRMNNTYMRPGGVSNDLLDDTVDMIREKLPLVKRDIGEMQDLIMANPIFIGRMKNVGWLPLSTMMALSLTGPCLRAGGLPLDMRKLQPYCGYETYTFDVPTRDHSDCYTRTEVRFEEMYQSLRIVYQVLDRLEQSEGEPVMIADPKFAYPSKLTIGADGQGQDPEHVSHILGHSMEELIHHFKLVTEGFRIPPGQVYTQIEHAKGIQGVHLVTDGGTRPYRAHFRDPSYANLQSASMMCEGGLISDLVVSIGSIDPVFGGVDR; encoded by the coding sequence TTGAGTACCGAAACTATGAACCCAGAGGCAAAAACACAAAATGTTCATGCCCCGGCGGGAGCTGGCGACTACGTGCCGGGAATGCCGGAGTTTTCCGTTCAGGACGGCGAATGGGCCGCGATGGCTGCGGACCTCGAGTCGGCTCACAATGACCGGATTGCCGTCAACTTGGGCCCGGTGCACCCCTCCACCCACGGCGTGCTGCGCGTCATCGTGGAGCTGGAAGGCGAAACCATTAAGGATTGCCGTTTGGGTACTGGCTACCTGCACACCGGTATTGAAAAATCCATGGAATACCGCACTTACAACCAGGGCGTGGCCTACTGTACCCGCATGGACTACGTGGCGCCGTTCTTTTCGGAAGTCGCCTGGTGCTTGGCGGTCGAAAAAGCTCTGGGCGTGACGGATCAGGTGCCTCGGCGGGCCAACGAAATCCGGGTGCTGTTGATGGAGCTGAACCGGATTGCTTCGCACTTGGTCGCTATCGGCACCGGCGCGAACGAGCTGGGTGCGACGACCATGCTGACCACCGGCTTTCGGGGTCGTGAAGAAATCCTGCGGATTTTTGAACACATCACCGGCCTGCGCATGAACAACACCTATATGCGTCCCGGCGGCGTGTCCAACGACCTGCTGGATGACACGGTGGACATGATTCGTGAAAAGCTCCCGCTGGTCAAACGTGACATTGGCGAAATGCAGGACTTGATTATGGCCAACCCCATCTTTATTGGCCGTATGAAGAACGTGGGGTGGCTGCCGCTGTCCACCATGATGGCGCTGTCCCTGACTGGTCCGTGCCTGCGGGCGGGCGGTTTGCCGCTGGATATGCGCAAGTTGCAGCCCTACTGCGGGTATGAGACCTACACTTTCGATGTTCCCACCCGCGACCATTCCGACTGCTACACGCGTACCGAGGTGCGTTTCGAGGAAATGTACCAGTCCCTGCGCATTGTGTACCAGGTGCTGGATCGTTTGGAGCAAAGCGAGGGTGAGCCGGTCATGATTGCCGACCCGAAGTTCGCTTACCCCTCCAAGCTGACCATCGGCGCGGACGGTCAAGGCCAGGACCCGGAACACGTCTCGCATATTCTGGGACATTCGATGGAGGAACTCATCCACCACTTCAAGCTGGTGACCGAAGGGTTCAGAATCCCGCCCGGTCAGGTGTACACCCAGATTGAACACGCCAAGGGCATCCAGGGCGTGCACCTGGTGACCGATGGCGGTACCCGCCCTTACCGCGCGCACTTCCGTGACCCCTCTTATGCAAACCTGCAATCTGCCTCCATGATGTGCGAGGGTGGCTTGATTTCTGACTTGGTGGTGTCAATCGGTTCGATTGACCCGGTGTTTGGAGGTGTGGATCGATGA
- the nuoF gene encoding NADH-quinone oxidoreductase subunit NuoF: MSELNLTDIPGGEVPLTPILSDMWGVDRSWTLEAYRARGGYKGLEKANSMDPADVLAAVKNSGLRGRGGAGFPAGLKWSFLPPDDGLPRYLTVNADESEPGTCKDIPQIMANPHALIEGMAICSRAIRCEHAFVYLRGEVTHPLRRLLAAIREATEAGLLGDLKITAHSGAGAYICGEETALLDSLEGRRGHPRLKPPFPAAQGLYARPTVINNVETISQVAGIFKYSDNWYASMGTEKSKGHGIFSISGHVAHPGQFEAPFGITMRQLLGYCGGMRSGHDLKFWAVGGSSAPIFTPEELDVPLTYEEVATAGSMLATRAIQVFDETTSVVRVMTRWVDFYQHESCGKCTPCREGTYWMKQIMHRLEAGKGEVGDVDKLLSITSEIGGRCFCALGDAAVTPVKSGIERFRDEFEKGYTTPAWELFPYERSVYYHEASGEAGK, translated from the coding sequence ATGAGTGAACTGAACCTGACTGACATTCCTGGTGGCGAGGTGCCGCTGACCCCGATTTTGTCGGATATGTGGGGCGTGGACCGGTCTTGGACCCTGGAAGCCTACCGGGCTCGCGGGGGCTACAAGGGTCTGGAAAAGGCCAACTCGATGGATCCCGCTGATGTGTTGGCTGCGGTCAAGAACTCGGGGTTGCGCGGTCGTGGTGGCGCGGGCTTCCCCGCGGGTTTGAAGTGGTCGTTCCTGCCTCCCGATGACGGTTTGCCGCGCTACCTGACGGTGAACGCTGATGAGTCTGAGCCGGGGACCTGCAAGGATATTCCGCAAATCATGGCGAACCCGCACGCCCTCATCGAGGGAATGGCGATTTGTTCCCGGGCGATTCGCTGCGAACACGCTTTCGTGTATCTGCGCGGAGAAGTGACCCACCCGCTGCGTCGACTGCTGGCCGCTATCCGGGAAGCAACCGAGGCGGGACTGCTGGGCGACCTCAAGATTACCGCCCACTCCGGGGCAGGAGCCTACATCTGCGGTGAGGAAACCGCCCTGCTGGATTCGTTGGAGGGTCGGCGTGGACACCCGCGGTTGAAGCCGCCGTTCCCGGCCGCCCAGGGGCTGTATGCTCGTCCCACCGTCATCAATAATGTCGAGACGATTTCCCAGGTCGCCGGCATCTTTAAGTACTCGGATAACTGGTACGCCTCGATGGGTACGGAAAAGTCGAAGGGGCACGGTATCTTCTCGATTTCCGGCCATGTGGCTCACCCCGGCCAGTTCGAGGCGCCCTTCGGCATTACGATGCGGCAACTCTTGGGATACTGCGGCGGAATGCGCTCCGGTCATGACCTGAAGTTTTGGGCGGTAGGGGGTTCCTCGGCACCTATCTTTACGCCTGAAGAACTCGACGTTCCCCTAACCTATGAGGAAGTCGCCACCGCCGGTTCGATGCTGGCTACCCGCGCTATTCAAGTGTTTGACGAAACAACTTCGGTCGTGCGCGTCATGACCCGCTGGGTGGACTTTTATCAGCATGAATCTTGCGGCAAATGCACCCCGTGCCGGGAAGGCACCTACTGGATGAAGCAAATCATGCACCGCCTCGAAGCCGGTAAAGGCGAGGTTGGTGACGTGGACAAGCTGCTGTCGATTACTTCCGAGATTGGCGGACGTTGCTTCTGCGCGCTAGGCGATGCGGCCGTCACCCCAGTGAAGTCCGGCATTGAACGTTTCCGTGACGAGTTTGAAAAAGGCTACACAACCCCGGCTTGGGAGTTGTTCCCCTACGAACGCAGCGTGTACTACCACGAGGCATCGGGCGAGGCAGGTAAATAA
- the nuoE gene encoding NADH-quinone oxidoreductase subunit NuoE, which yields MKPYPEDVKARLVREGREIIARYPEGHSRSALLPLLHLVQSEDGFVSANGIELCSELLGISPAEVSAVATFYTQYKRRPNGEYNVGVCTTSLCAVMGGDEIWETVCDHLGIGNGETTADGKITLEAIECNAACDFAPVVMVNWEFFDNQTPQSAVKLVDDLRAGNPVQPTRGPNHVPTFKENEHLLAGFEDGLADEGESAGVPTLLGKRIAAEKGWGIPSDPGWSAPEAKEGE from the coding sequence ATGAAACCGTATCCTGAAGACGTCAAAGCGCGTCTGGTTCGCGAGGGCCGAGAGATTATTGCTCGCTACCCCGAGGGGCATTCGCGTTCGGCTCTGCTGCCGTTGCTGCACCTGGTGCAGTCCGAGGACGGCTTCGTGTCCGCCAACGGTATCGAGCTGTGCTCCGAACTGTTGGGGATTAGCCCCGCGGAAGTTTCGGCTGTCGCCACGTTCTATACCCAGTACAAGCGCCGTCCCAACGGGGAATACAACGTGGGGGTGTGTACCACATCGCTGTGCGCCGTCATGGGTGGCGACGAAATTTGGGAAACCGTGTGCGACCACTTGGGCATCGGTAACGGAGAAACGACCGCGGACGGGAAAATCACCCTGGAAGCGATTGAATGTAACGCCGCCTGCGACTTTGCCCCTGTAGTCATGGTGAACTGGGAATTCTTTGATAACCAAACCCCGCAATCTGCCGTGAAACTGGTCGACGACTTGCGTGCCGGCAACCCGGTGCAGCCGACCCGCGGCCCGAATCACGTCCCGACCTTTAAGGAAAACGAGCACCTCTTGGCTGGTTTCGAGGACGGACTGGCCGATGAGGGCGAATCCGCCGGGGTTCCCACCCTGCTGGGCAAGCGCATCGCTGCGGAAAAAGGTTGGGGAATCCCCAGCGACCCGGGCTGGTCCGCTCCCGAAGCGAAGGAAGGTGAATAG
- a CDS encoding NADH-quinone oxidoreductase subunit G — protein MSDEVQMVNIKVDGKPLEVPKGTLAIRACEMAGVYVPRFCDHPLLKPVAACRACLVEVAMPNRQGEVAKMPKPMPACSTTCSDRMEIYTQFTSEVAAKAQNGILEFLLVNHPLDCPVCDKGGECPLQNQTFMEGNPTSRFTDKKRVWPKPVRLTSEILLDRDRCVLCQRCVRFGKEIAGDAFLDLQGRGGGSSPCDHHFFMGENIGSFDTQVLGIYDEEANPDGATVTACESMTGPSGEPGIIGSMHSGNPDVAHRDVSGRRFASYFSGNVTQICPVGALTNASYRFRARPHDLISTPSITDQDASGAEIRVDARRGVVLRQLAGDNPEVNEEWISDKDRYAFAWQSSTDRLTRPMVRNDAGELEETDWGTALSRAAAYVKESAENSEVTFFPGEHLTLEDYYAWGKFAHVVGKSNIVDARSRDFRMDEVNFIKLRVAGRPLEVTYQDVEKAPFVFLVDLEPEDECATLFLRLRKATQNHGTKVATLASFLSDGARKLGATLVQNQPGEQLQILQDIIDGKGEFAWVKESLSQPGSLVLMGERASLVVDELEYAARLADATNAAWAWIPRRAGSRAAIEAGCFPGLLPRGRLVTDPAARADIDAAWGLKEPLHENLPLCFRCMLTPEAWEQFLPGTTMVMGGVDLRDLEDPDGTREVLKGVKHVIQLEVRKTEITQYADVVLPVAPPHEKSGTFINWEGRLRPFGQALASHALPDWKVMNLLGRAAGYDLGLDSLAAIWHEYEELGPWQGIRLGAPFRQDPPIVPPEAGQALVITWKPLLDAGRCQDGEPYLAGTAKVPVVRMSAETARENGITDFAKITGPKGALTLPVVLTDLPERVVWMPECSPGSLVHETLGSAYGQLVSLKAAEA, from the coding sequence ATGAGCGACGAAGTGCAAATGGTCAATATTAAAGTTGACGGTAAGCCCCTGGAAGTGCCGAAAGGCACCCTGGCGATTCGGGCTTGCGAGATGGCCGGAGTGTACGTGCCGCGCTTCTGCGACCACCCGTTGCTGAAACCGGTGGCGGCGTGCCGCGCGTGCCTGGTCGAGGTAGCGATGCCCAACCGGCAGGGTGAGGTCGCCAAGATGCCCAAACCGATGCCGGCCTGTTCGACCACCTGTTCGGATCGGATGGAGATTTACACCCAGTTCACCTCCGAGGTCGCGGCCAAAGCCCAAAACGGTATCCTCGAGTTTCTGCTGGTCAATCACCCGCTGGACTGCCCGGTTTGCGACAAGGGTGGCGAATGCCCGCTGCAAAACCAGACGTTCATGGAGGGCAACCCGACCTCGCGTTTCACCGATAAAAAGCGTGTCTGGCCCAAGCCGGTGCGCCTGACTTCCGAGATTCTGCTGGATCGGGACCGTTGCGTGCTGTGCCAGCGTTGCGTGCGTTTCGGTAAAGAAATCGCCGGTGACGCGTTCTTGGACCTCCAAGGGCGGGGCGGCGGTTCCTCCCCATGCGATCACCACTTCTTTATGGGTGAAAACATTGGTTCTTTCGACACGCAGGTGTTGGGGATTTATGACGAGGAGGCGAACCCGGACGGCGCTACCGTCACGGCTTGTGAATCGATGACCGGCCCGAGTGGGGAGCCCGGCATCATTGGTTCGATGCATTCGGGTAACCCGGACGTGGCGCACCGCGACGTGTCCGGTCGACGTTTTGCCTCGTACTTCTCCGGTAACGTCACCCAGATTTGTCCGGTCGGGGCGCTGACGAACGCCTCTTACCGTTTCCGGGCGCGTCCCCACGACCTCATCTCGACCCCCTCGATTACCGACCAAGACGCCAGCGGGGCGGAAATCCGGGTCGATGCGCGCCGCGGGGTCGTGTTGCGCCAGCTGGCGGGGGATAATCCCGAGGTCAACGAGGAATGGATTTCTGACAAGGACCGTTACGCATTCGCGTGGCAGTCCTCCACCGACCGCTTGACCCGCCCGATGGTGCGTAACGACGCAGGCGAGTTGGAGGAAACCGACTGGGGCACCGCCCTTTCCCGGGCCGCCGCCTATGTTAAAGAATCTGCGGAAAACTCCGAGGTCACATTCTTCCCCGGCGAACACCTGACCCTTGAGGACTACTACGCTTGGGGCAAGTTTGCTCACGTGGTAGGCAAGTCGAACATCGTGGATGCGCGCTCGCGGGACTTCCGCATGGACGAAGTGAACTTCATCAAACTGCGGGTCGCGGGGCGTCCTCTGGAAGTGACCTACCAAGACGTTGAGAAAGCACCGTTCGTGTTCCTGGTCGACCTGGAACCGGAGGACGAATGCGCCACCCTGTTCCTGCGGCTGCGCAAAGCTACGCAAAACCACGGCACGAAGGTCGCCACCCTCGCCTCATTCCTCAGCGATGGGGCGCGCAAACTCGGTGCCACCCTGGTGCAAAACCAGCCGGGGGAGCAACTCCAAATCCTGCAAGACATCATCGATGGTAAAGGGGAGTTTGCTTGGGTGAAAGAATCCCTGAGCCAGCCCGGTTCACTGGTGCTGATGGGGGAGCGTGCCAGCCTGGTCGTTGACGAGCTGGAATATGCCGCGCGCCTGGCCGATGCCACCAACGCCGCTTGGGCGTGGATACCGCGGCGCGCCGGTTCTCGTGCTGCTATTGAGGCGGGCTGTTTCCCCGGTCTGCTGCCGCGCGGTCGCCTGGTGACCGACCCGGCGGCACGCGCCGACATCGATGCGGCTTGGGGCCTAAAGGAGCCGCTGCACGAGAATCTGCCGCTGTGTTTCCGGTGTATGTTGACCCCCGAGGCTTGGGAACAGTTCCTGCCCGGCACCACTATGGTGATGGGCGGGGTGGACCTGCGCGACCTGGAAGACCCGGACGGCACGCGGGAAGTCCTCAAAGGCGTGAAGCACGTTATCCAGTTGGAGGTGCGCAAGACCGAGATTACCCAGTACGCCGACGTCGTGCTGCCGGTAGCACCCCCGCACGAAAAGAGCGGAACGTTCATAAACTGGGAAGGCCGGCTGCGTCCTTTCGGTCAGGCTTTGGCCTCACACGCGCTGCCGGACTGGAAGGTCATGAACCTGCTGGGCCGGGCCGCGGGCTACGACCTGGGGCTGGACTCTCTGGCCGCGATTTGGCACGAGTACGAGGAACTGGGTCCCTGGCAAGGCATTCGTTTGGGGGCGCCCTTCCGGCAGGATCCTCCCATTGTTCCCCCCGAGGCGGGTCAGGCCCTGGTCATCACCTGGAAGCCGCTGCTGGACGCGGGGCGCTGCCAAGACGGCGAACCGTACTTGGCGGGGACTGCCAAAGTTCCGGTGGTGCGCATGAGCGCGGAAACCGCCCGGGAAAACGGTATTACCGACTTTGCCAAGATTACGGGACCGAAAGGCGCCTTGACCCTGCCGGTGGTGCTCACTGACCTGCCGGAGCGGGTCGTGTGGATGCCGGAATGTTCCCCCGGATCCCTGGTTCACGAAACCTTGGGTTCGGCTTACGGCCAGCTTGTTAGCTTGAAAGCAGCGGAGGCGTAA